The proteins below come from a single Plasmodium sp. gorilla clade G2 genome assembly, chromosome: 13 genomic window:
- a CDS encoding thioredoxin-related protein, putative encodes MAIFKKSIIIFLFFTIFNYCFSQDVIELNDSNFENLTQLSTGNTTGSWFIKFYAPWCSHCKAMSKTWAQLATELKGKINVAKIDVTINSKTRKRFKIEGFPTLLYFKNGKMYDYKNHDRSLEAFKTFVLETYKNAKASEPPKPLNYMDILKDFLNETFQNIDRIYKYAFPSLAVLVSVSFLTGSIFSLILLKCCCMKSGASKVAKKKD; translated from the exons atggctATATTTAAGAAgagtataataatatttcttttctttacaATTTTCAATTATTGTTTTTCTCAAGATGTAATTGAATTAAACGATTCAAATTTTGAGAATTTAACACAATTGTCAACTGGAAATACTACgg gatCATGGTTTATCAAATTTTATGCCCCCTGGTGCTCTCACTGTAAAGCAATGAGCAAAACTTGGGCACAACTAGCCACCGaattaaaaggaaaaataaatgtagCTAAAATTGATGTTACCATAAATTCTAAAACAAGAAAAAGATTTAAAATAGAAGGTTTTCCAacacttttatattttaaaaatggaaagatgtatgattataaaaatcaCGATAGATCCTTAGAAGCTTTTAAAACTTTCGTCTTAGAAACATACAAAAATGCAAAAGCATCTGAACCACCTAAGCCACTTAATTATATGGATATTCTTAAAGATTTTTTGAATGAAACTTTTCAAAATATAGAtagaatttataaatatgctTTTCCATCCTTAGCTGTTCTTGTATCTGTATCATTCTTAACAGGTTCCATCTTTTCATTAATTTTACTCAAATGTTGTTGTATGAAAAGTGGAGCATCTAAAGTTGCTAAGAAAAAGGAttaa
- a CDS encoding ABC transporter, (heavy metal transporter family), putative → MRSFYNKCFTNKLISAHSLFCQHVSTLKNTKKECFEDIKRSNRISDEFYSSLIYYSYIENLKSTKEYIYFINLQNIYNKINIFKNKGKLYNSNYGLFCDKLKDNNNNNNNNNNNINICNSNSNIFCNYYNVHVKEKKSLYHYFNYINDVRQKRKNKENEETGKNKTVQYLSCNINANENYHLHKIYNHNLNNNASREINTNNESFIYYYNNNEVKTNNIKIKMKHINNAYIKNIPYKKKKIITLGFPNKFYPTTYRYFSSDTNKKEEGTENEKNIKINNCDNRYKEDFIYERENKNDEEKHKKRTKNSFCDELEKLKVKELDKILNQLEMLYDNKNSKININVRILGYIFKNFLLKNKELKRKIFCSFFFLLCSKMAIIYTPILLSTFIENVNLQKSLSNSIDIYSSTNKSSVLLLCAYVLSRILSSTMNELRNSVFSNISQKISTFVSKLFFYKIHNLNLTYILSKKNGELSFIFNRGCKSITNLLNVMVFQIIPIIIEFILYLYILTYKIHYSVSLVTCFNMFLYVLFTTLITKRRTIIRKHMNKAEQNTFNIFLDSIQNVEQVKYYTNEIHELKKFIKEQKKYEKEAINVQKSLSFLNFGQQIILNTNLFLCMYLTYLNIANDVFPFSYLILVNTLLFQLAMPLNMFGTIYRETKLSLVDIESMIKILVKKIKSPDYGNQMLIKNGNIKFEKVYFKYPLNEETNGLEQNCQATEKDNNIINNINNINNINNNNNNNNNMYTCQNNVGNTPSYNIITSSINKFKKWYLDKINHNKTNLQYNYNDVKEINPNITQNLKKEIKENINTHLQNHNIINNSVNSNNNFLFQNFTCHIENGEKVAIIGKSGSGKSSLIKLLLKFYEVNSGNIYIDNKNIDDIDLYTLRKNISVVPQDTILFNNTISYNIKYGNFQCSDKEMIQASIKAELHDKIIKMENKYDTIVGERGTKLSIGEKQRICIARCFLKDSKIIVLDEHASNLDNENKKAIEKALTKLCMGKTTFIITHVMENLNHMDKIIFFCGKNIYVGSHKDLMDDNKLYREYYDSKNNKTL, encoded by the coding sequence atgcgcagtttttataataaatgttttacgaataaattaatatctgCACATTCATTATTTTGTCAACATGTATCAACTTTAAAAAATACGAAAAAAGAATGTTTTGAAGATATAAAGAGAAGTAATAGAATAAGCGATGAATTTTATTCATCACTTATATACTACTCCTATATAGAAAATTTGAAAAGTACaaaggaatatatttattttataaatttgcaaaatatatataataaaataaatatttttaagaacAAAGGAAAgttatataattcaaattATGGTTTATTCTgtgataaattaaaagataataataataataataataataataataataatatcaatatttgtaatagtaatagtaatattttttgtaattattataatgttcATGTTAAAGAGAAGAAAAgcttatatcattattttaattatattaatgatgtaagacaaaaaagaaaaaataaagaaaatgaagaaactggaaaaaataaaactgtACAATATTTGTCATGTAATATCAATGCAAATGAAAATTATCatttacataaaatatataaccataatttgaataataatgCAAGTAGGGAAATAAACACAAACAATGAGagtttcatatattattataataataatgaggtGAAGACGAACAATATTAAGATTAAGatgaaacatataaataatgcatacataaaaaatattccctacaaaaaaaaaaaaataataacactAGGATTCCCTAATAAGTTTTATCCTACCACATACAGATATTTTAGTTCAGAtactaataaaaaagaagaaggaacagaaaatgaaaaaaatataaaaataaataattgtgataatagatataaagaggattttatttatgaaagagaaaataagaatgatgaagaaaaacaTAAGAAGAGAACaaaaaattctttttgtGATGAacttgaaaaattaaaagttaAAGAATTAGACAAAATATTAAACCAACTTGAAAtgttatatgataataaaaatagtaaaataaatataaatgttagGATTTtaggatatatatttaaaaattttttattaaaaaataaagaattgaaaaggaaaatattttgttcttttttctttttattatgttcaaAAATggctataatatatactcctatattattatctacatTTATAGAAAATGTAAATTTACAAAAAAGTTTAAGTAATagtatagatatatatagtaGTACTAATAAAAGTagtgtattattattatgtgctTATGTGTTGTCTAGAATATTATCATCTACTATGAATGAATTAAGAAATAGTGTTTTTAGTAATATTAGTCAAAAAATTTCTACATTTGTaagtaaattatttttttataaaatacataatttaaatttaacatatatcttatcaaaaaaaaatggtgagttatcatttatttttaatagagGATGTAAAAGTAtaacaaatttattaaatgttaTGGTATTTCAAATAATACCTATAATTATAGaatttattctttatttatatatattaacatataaaatacattatTCTGTATCACTTGTTACTTGCTTTAATATGTTTCTTTATGTTCTGTTCACTACATTAATTACTAAAAGAAGAACTATTATTAGAAAACATATGAATAAAGCTGAACaaaatacatttaatatatttttagattCGATACAAAATGTGGAACAAgtgaaatattatacaaatgaaatacatgaattaaaaaaatttataaaagaacaaaaaaaatatgaaaaagaagCTATCAATGTTCAAAAATCTTTATCCTTCTTAAATTTTGGACaacaaattattttaaatacaaACTTGTTTCTATGTATGTATCTAACCTATCTAAATATTGCAAATGATGTTTTCCCATTTAgttatttaattttagtaaatacattattatttcagCTAGCCATGCCATTAAATATGTTTGGAACAATATATAGGGAAACCAAGTTAAGTTTAGTAGATATTGAAtctatgataaaaatattagtaaagaaaattaaatcACCAGATTATGGAAATCAAATGTTAATCaaaaatggaaatattaaatttgaaaaggtttattttaaatatccCTTAAATGAAGAAACAAATGGACTAGAGCAAAATTGTCAGGCTACAGAAAAGGATAacaacataataaataacattaacaatattaataatattaataataataataataataataataatatgtatacgTGTCAAAACAATGTTGGGAATACCCCAagctataatattataacatcttctattaataaatttaaaaaatggtatttagataaaataaatcataataaaacaaatctacaatataattataatgatgttaaagaaataaatccAAATATTACCCAAAATTtaaagaaagaaataaaagaaaatataaatacacatttacaaaatcataatattataaataattctgTTAATtcgaataataattttttatttcaaaattTTACATGTCATATAGAAAATGGAGAAAAGGTTGCTATCATAGGAAAAAGCGGATCAGGAAAAAGTAGtttgataaaattattattaaaattttatgaaGTAAATAgtggtaatatatatattgataataaaaatattgatgatATAGATCTTTATactttaagaaaaaatataagtgtGGTACCACAAGatactatattatttaataatactatttcatacaatataaaatatggaaaTTTCCAATGTTCAGATAAAGAAATGATTCAAGCTAGTATTAAAGCAGAATTACatgataaaattattaaaatggaaaataaatatgacaCTATTGTAGGAGAAAGAGGTACTAAATTATCCATCGGAGAAAAACAAAGAATATGTATAGCTAGATGCTTCTTAAAAGATTCAAAAATTATTGTCTTAGATGAACATGCAAGTAATttagataatgaaaataaaaaagctATAGAAAAGGCTTTAACCAAATTATGTATGGGGAAAAcaacatttattattacacaTGTAATGGAAAACTTAAATCATAtggataaaattatttttttctgtggaaaaaatatatatgtgggaAGTCACAAGGATCTAatggatgataataaattgtATAGAGAATATTACGATtcaaagaataataaaacattatgA